One Aegilops tauschii subsp. strangulata cultivar AL8/78 chromosome 7, Aet v6.0, whole genome shotgun sequence genomic window carries:
- the LOC141026520 gene encoding uncharacterized protein, translating to MQKDDLWTELKANFTLPPEEDPEKPVKDQLIKSHALKKMADLFRRWKNELKTFVDKEETPEFIGRYEKIRDHWPAFVAHKTSEKSKKMSATNKMNAAKKKLHHRTGSGGYLKARPKWAKSERDLLDKGIEPQTMNWLDRCRTWFFGAGGTLDPVSGRCRWTDEQLAIPVKKIQHYIDAAQQGTFVPDRENDELTMALGNPEHPGRTRGTPGSVPWKAGFPEAGGYKTQERRKKVEQIQIQRLHERVQVLEERDSNRDAETAPEATPPSQRRSSVASTELPQLEHAATPSYPVGAIMESQHCHLMAEWQNLKVKAAVGSVLPTEPGATYHCRQIPDRYARVMVDEITEGFEDLQLDHPTGEGETRLGLALKTTCLWRKELIKLPNWTAPASKGTPPPPPPPPPASDQGTQPPSPARGGTPPPSPPAPARQSSQPPPSPPRQQGRKRPAAAAAAPARRSPSPPPRKQGKKTAAAAPSALPASSSTAARGGRQYRFGPSLKTPEKLPYERTEEENAKIVRAEVKNFFEGVKAKKHPPPVKAKRTLAALTKPPKSPPKGNYERVLATAYAEAERSGSTVSDKRMKERRAGKKIAQLGEQENQSCPPLKVSKDIVANDPGMVPGYTDLGDYLPDDVHYEIMEVDEHKYHYGKPLVKDVKSLSTMMRRLHDWYMKTCRESDGMSTLTLRVKPEHDLVGIELLNVPFEDFFQFYNLMSLDKTTITCYCL from the coding sequence atgcagaaagatgatctttggactgagctgaaggcaaatttcaccctaccgccagaggaggatccggagaagccagttaaagaccaattaatcaagtctcatgctcttaagaagatggcagacctattcaggaggtggaagaatgagctgaaaacgtttgtcgacaaagaagagacacctgaattcatcggccggtatgagaagatcagagatcactggcccgcatttgtggcccacaagacatcggaaaagagtaagaagatgtcagcgacaaacaagatgaatgctgcgaagaagaagcttcaccatcgcacggggtcaggtggctacctcaaagcccggcctaagtgggccaagtctgagagggatctgcttgataaagggatcgaaccacagacaatgaactggctagaccgttgccggacttggttcttcggggctggcggaaccttggaccctgtatcagggaggtgtcgttggacggacgagcaacttgcaatacccgtcaagaagattcagcactatattgatgcagcgcagcaagggacgttcgttccagacagagagaacgacgagctcacaatggccctcgggaatcctgagcaccctggacggacacgaggcacgccaggctccgttccgtggaaggctggttttccggaagcgggcggttacaaaacccaggagaggaggaaaaaagtggagcagatccaaattcagcgtctgcacgaaagggttcaagtgctagaggaacgagacagcaatagagatgccgaaactgcccccgaagctacaccgccatctcagcgtagaagcagcgtggcttccaccgagctgcctcagctggagcatgcggctactcctagctaccccgtgggtgctatcatggagtctcaacattgccaccttatggcggaatggcagaacttgaaagtcaaggcggctgttggctctgttttacctactgaacccggcgcaacctaccactgccggcagATTCCAGAtagatatgctagggtgatggtggatgaaataacggagggatttgaggacctccagcttgaccaccctaccggtgaaggggagactcggctgggtttagctctaaAGACtacatgcctatggcggaaggagctcatcaagcttccgaactggacggctccggcgagtaagggcactccgcctcctcctccgcctcctcctccggcgagtgatcagggcactcagcctccttctccggcgcgtggcggcactccgcctccttctccgccagcgccggcgcgccagagcagccagcctcctccttctccgcctcgtcagcaagggcggaagagacccgccgctgctgcggctgctccggcgcgtcgtagtccttctcctccgcctcgtaagcaaggaaagaagacagccgcagccgctccgtctgctctgccggcgtctagcagtacagctgccagaggcgggaggcaatacagattcggtccttctctgaagactccagagaagttaccatatgagaggaccgaggaggagaacgcgaagatcgtgcgagccgaagtgaagaacttctttgaaggggtcaaagcaaagaaacatccacctccggtgaaagcaaagcgcactctggctgccctgacaaaaccaccaaagtctccgccaaaaggcaactatgagcgcgttcttgcaacggcatatgccgaagcggagcggtcgggaagtactgtcagtgataaaaggatgaaagaacgacgagctgggaaaaaaattgcccagctcggcgaacaagagaaccaatcgtgccccccgctcaaggtgtcaaaagacatcgtcgctaatgatccgggtatggtgcccggttataccgatcttggagattacctgcccgacgatgtacattatgaaatcatggaggtggacgaacacaaataccattacgggaagcctctcgtcaaagatgtcaaatctctaagcacgatgatgcgaagactacatgattggtacatgaaaacctgcagagagtctgatgggatgagtactttaacgctgagagttaaaccggagcatgacctcgttggaattgaactgctgaatgttccatttgaggatttcttccagttttacaatctaatgtccctcgataaaacaacgatcacttgctactgtctgtaa
- the LOC141027947 gene encoding uncharacterized protein, giving the protein MNRQWMYGDRHTSEYIKGVHDFLEVAEANKQNGFMCCPCPTCGNTKSYSDRKILHAHLLYKGFMPHYNIWTRHGEMGVMMEDGEEEEDDDNYVPPEYGDAATGEAAEDQEEPDDVPNDAARGEAAEDEEEPVPDDDDLRRVIVDARTQCESQKEKLKFDRMLEDHKKGLYPNCEDGNTKLGTVLELLQWKAENVVPDKGFEKLLKILKKKLPKDNELPDSTYAAKKVVCPLGLEVQKIHACPNDCILYRGAYKDLNACPVCGALRYKIRRDDPGDVDGEPPRKRVPTKVMWYAPIIPRLKCLFRNEEHAKLMLWHSEDRKKDGKLRAPADGSQWRKIERKYWAEFAADPRNVWFGLSADGINPFGEQSSNHSTWPVTLCMYNLPPWMCMKRKFIMMPVLIQGPKQPGNDIDVYLRPLVEELLQLWTGNGVRTWDEHKQEEFNLHALLFVTINDWPALSNLSGQTNKGYHTCTHCLDDTESIYLDKSRKNVYLGHRRFLPTNHQCRKKGKHFKGEADHRKKPAMRTGDHVLAMVNDLHVIFGKGPGGLAVPNDVEGHAPMWKKKSIFWDLSYWKELEVRSSIDVMHVMKNLCVNLLGFLGVYGKTKDTPEGREDLQRLHEKDGMPPK; this is encoded by the coding sequence atgaaccggcaatggatgtacggtgacagacacacctccgagtacattaagggcgtgcatgattttctcgaagtggctgaggcaaacaagcagaatggttttatgtgttgtccatgccctacatgtgggaatacgaagtcttactctgaccggaaaatccttcatgcccacctgctttacaagggtttcatgccacactataatatttggacgaggcacggagaaatgggggttatgatggaagacggcgaagaagaagaggacgatgacaactatgtgccccctgaatacggtgatgctgcaacgggggaagctgctgaagatcaagaggaaccagacgatgtgcccaatgatgctgcaaggggggaagctgctgaagatgaagaggagccagtgcccgatgatgatgatctccgccgggtcattgtcgatgcaaggacgcaatgcgaaagtcaaaaggagaagctgaagttcgatcgcatgttagaggatcacaaaaaagggttgtaccccaattgcgaagatggcaacacaaagctcggtaccgtactggaattgctgcagtggaaggcagagaatgttgtgcctgacaaaggatttgagaagctattgaaaatattgaagaagaagcttccaaaggataacgaattgcccgacagtacatacgcagcaaagaaggtcgtatgccctctaggattggaggtgcagaagatacatgcatgccctaatgactgcatcctctaccgcggtgcgtacaaggatctgaacgcatgcccggtatgcggtgcattgcggtataagatcagacgagatgaccctggtgatgttgacggcgagccccccaggaagagggttcctacgaaggtgatgtggtatgctcctataataccacggttgaaatgtctgttcagaaacgaagagcatgccaagttgatgctatggcacagtgaggaccgtaagaaagacgggaagttgagagcacctgctgacgggtcgcagtggagaaaaatcgagagaaagtactgggctgagtttgcagctgacccaaggaacgtatggtttggtttaagcgcggatggcattaatcctttcggggagcagagcagcaatcacagcacctggcccgtgactctatgtatgtataaccttcctccttggatgtgcatgaagcggaagttcattatgatgccagttctcatccaaggccctaagcaacccggcaacgacattgatgtgtacctaaggccattagttgaagaacttttacagctgtggactggaaacggtgtacgtacgtgggatgagcacaaacaggaggaatttaacctgcacgcgttgctgtttgtaaccatcaacgattggcccgctctcagtaacctttcaggacagacaaacaagggataccacacatgcacacactgtttagatgacactgaaagtatatacctggacaaaagcaggaagaatgtgtacctgggccatcgtcgatttcttccgaccaaccatcaatgtcgaaagaaaggcaagcatttcaaaggcgaggcagatcaccggaagaagcccgccatgcgtaccggtgatcacgtacttgctatggtcaatgatttacacgtaatctttggaaagggtcccggcggactagctgttccgaatgacgttgagggacacgcacccatgtggaagaagaaatctatattttgggacctatcctactggaaagagctagaggtccgctcttcaatcgacgtgatgcacgtgatgaagaacctttgcgtgaacctgctaggcttcttgggcgtgtatgggaagacaaaagatacacctgagggacgggaggacctgcaacgtttgcacgaaaaagacggcatgcctccgaagtag
- the LOC109782982 gene encoding NAC domain-containing protein 20-like isoform X1, translating into MTDHLQVQQQKLELPLGFRFHPTDEEIINSYVIPKVLDEAFVTAAIEDVNLNKYEPWELPEKAKMGEKEWYFYSRKDRKYPTGIRTNRATGVGYWKATGKDKEIFHPPLTLIGMKKTLIFYKGRAPTGEKTNWIMHEYRLESNKELTSNPSTATRTVTATKAASKEQWVVCRIFHKSTGLKKVVMPSYVMPMSTGAEHQQGLTDLDTFPPLMDYDMSSSLANPTLLPAASSYQLHDIGAGSSMIGSMALPMMNDHYIGNHRQQMISDPTPPLPFYQQHQQMMMYMGEDQSFMVGAKPGCGPSSMVSQEDAVTGLSNNYQGNAAATAGGKTSSVNMSMDDM; encoded by the exons ATGACAGACCACCTTCAAGTTCAGCAACAGAAGTTGGAGCTACCGCTGGGGTTTAGGTTCCACCCGACGGATGAGGAGATCATCAACTCCTATGTGATCCCCAAGGTGCTCGATGAAGCCTTCGTAACCGCGGCGATTGAAGATGTGAACCTGAACAAGTACGAGCCATGGGAGCTACCAGAGAAGGCAAAGATGGGGGAGAAGGAGTGGTACTTTTACTCCCGAAAGGATCGCAAGTACCCCACTGGGATACGAACGAACCGGGCGACGGGTGTCGGCTATTGGAAGGCCACCGGAAAGGACAAGGAAATTTTCCACCCGCCACTCACGCTCATCGGCATGAAGAAGACGCTCATCTTCTACAAGGGCAGGGCGCCTACGGGGGAGAAGACCAACTGGATCATGCATGAGTATAGGCTTGAGAGCAACAAGGAGCTGACATCCAACCCGTCCACCGCAACCCGCACCGTCACCGCCACCAAGGCGGCTTCCAAG GAACAGTGGGTGGTTTGTAGGATCTTCCATAAGAGCACCGGACTGAAGAAGGTGGTGATGCCGTCATATGTCATGCCAATGTCCACTGGAGCAGAACATCAGCAGGGGCTCACTGACTTAGATACATTTCCTCCTCTCATGGACTATGACATGTCGTCATCGCTAGCAAATCCAACGTTGCTTCCTGCAGCTTCTTCATACCAGTTGCACGACATCGGGGCTGGCTCATCGATGATTGGCAGCATGGCGCTTCCTATGATGAATGACCACTACATCGGGAACCACCGCCAGCAGATGATATCAGACCCAACACCACCATTGCCATTCTACCAACAACATCAGCAAATGATGATGTATATGGGTGAAGATCAGAGTTTCATGGTCGGGGCTAAGCCTGGGTGTGGTCCATCGTCAATGGTGTCACAGGAGGATGCCGTGACCGGGCTGAGCAACAACTACCAGGGCAACGCCGCCGCAACAGCAGGTGGCAAGACCTCGTCAGTGAACATGAGTATGGATGACATGTGA
- the LOC141027618 gene encoding uncharacterized protein: protein MVVVPRKYQASRFLNIFSFQPGESKCAELMVRKEFQPYGIPAFSIPLHCDGLILIPAFTGTIFICNPATGEFVELPPGSPSLLREHRVAFGFDPWSGTYKVARHFIRSYRDTTTAQMDDGEEGGTTTSREYSCGHEILTFGGDVGKEEAWVWKATVDPPYPIKARTPICLPGVFFWSALKSMVLPAKVISNVILRFSLLDETFTVHPNPPCSEYLGRNDSLSALGDYR from the exons ATGGTCGTGGTGCCGCGCAAGTACCAGGCCTCTCGATTCCTCAACATCTTCAGCTTCCAGCCAGGCGAAAGCAAGTGCGCCGAGCTGATGGTCCGAAAGGAGTTTCAGCCCTATGGGATCCCGGCGTTCAGCATTCCTCTCCACTGCGACGGCCTGATCTTGATCCCTGCCTTCACGGGGACAATTTTCATCTGCAACCCGGCCACTGGAGAATTTGTTGAGTTGCCACCTGGAAGCCCCAGCCTTCTCCGTGAACACAGGGTGGCCTTTGGCTTTGATCCCTGGAGTGGTACCTACAAGGTGGCCAGGCACTTCATCCGCTCCTACAGAGATACTACTACTGCGCAAATGGATGATGGGGAAGAAGGTGGCACCACCACTAGTAGAGAATACAGCTGCGGACATGAGATCTTGACATTCGGTGGTGATGTGGGCAAGGAAGAAGCTTGGGTATGGAAGGCCACCGTGGATCCGCCATACCCTATCAAGGCCAGGACCCCGATTTGTCTCCCGGGGGTCTTCTTTTGGAGTGCTCTCAAGTCCATGGTGCTACCTGCAAAGGTTATCTCGAACGTCATCCTTCGATTTagtttacttgatgaaacatttACGGTGCACCCTAACCCTCCGTGCAGCGAATATCTAGGCAGGAACGATTCCCTATCTGCGCTAGGTG ATTATCGCTAA
- the LOC109782982 gene encoding NAC domain-containing protein 20-like isoform X2, with amino-acid sequence MTDHLQVQQQKLELPLGFRFHPTDEEIINSYVIPKVLDEAFVTAAIEDVNLNKYEPWELPEKAKMGEKEWYFYSRKDRKYPTGIRTNRATGVGYWKATGKDKEIFHPPLTLIGMKKTLIFYKGRAPTGEKTNWIMHEYRLESNKELTSNPSTATRTVTATKAASKWVVCRIFHKSTGLKKVVMPSYVMPMSTGAEHQQGLTDLDTFPPLMDYDMSSSLANPTLLPAASSYQLHDIGAGSSMIGSMALPMMNDHYIGNHRQQMISDPTPPLPFYQQHQQMMMYMGEDQSFMVGAKPGCGPSSMVSQEDAVTGLSNNYQGNAAATAGGKTSSVNMSMDDM; translated from the exons ATGACAGACCACCTTCAAGTTCAGCAACAGAAGTTGGAGCTACCGCTGGGGTTTAGGTTCCACCCGACGGATGAGGAGATCATCAACTCCTATGTGATCCCCAAGGTGCTCGATGAAGCCTTCGTAACCGCGGCGATTGAAGATGTGAACCTGAACAAGTACGAGCCATGGGAGCTACCAGAGAAGGCAAAGATGGGGGAGAAGGAGTGGTACTTTTACTCCCGAAAGGATCGCAAGTACCCCACTGGGATACGAACGAACCGGGCGACGGGTGTCGGCTATTGGAAGGCCACCGGAAAGGACAAGGAAATTTTCCACCCGCCACTCACGCTCATCGGCATGAAGAAGACGCTCATCTTCTACAAGGGCAGGGCGCCTACGGGGGAGAAGACCAACTGGATCATGCATGAGTATAGGCTTGAGAGCAACAAGGAGCTGACATCCAACCCGTCCACCGCAACCCGCACCGTCACCGCCACCAAGGCGGCTTCCAAG TGGGTGGTTTGTAGGATCTTCCATAAGAGCACCGGACTGAAGAAGGTGGTGATGCCGTCATATGTCATGCCAATGTCCACTGGAGCAGAACATCAGCAGGGGCTCACTGACTTAGATACATTTCCTCCTCTCATGGACTATGACATGTCGTCATCGCTAGCAAATCCAACGTTGCTTCCTGCAGCTTCTTCATACCAGTTGCACGACATCGGGGCTGGCTCATCGATGATTGGCAGCATGGCGCTTCCTATGATGAATGACCACTACATCGGGAACCACCGCCAGCAGATGATATCAGACCCAACACCACCATTGCCATTCTACCAACAACATCAGCAAATGATGATGTATATGGGTGAAGATCAGAGTTTCATGGTCGGGGCTAAGCCTGGGTGTGGTCCATCGTCAATGGTGTCACAGGAGGATGCCGTGACCGGGCTGAGCAACAACTACCAGGGCAACGCCGCCGCAACAGCAGGTGGCAAGACCTCGTCAGTGAACATGAGTATGGATGACATGTGA